A part of Lacinutrix sp. 5H-3-7-4 genomic DNA contains:
- the ppk1 gene encoding polyphosphate kinase 1, whose translation MASLYNSKYYHRDLSWLRFNHRVLQEAQDDRNLLYERIKFLAIYSSNLDEFFKVRVSDIRQIKDLEKPLRKKLITKPNKVLKEIKKQVHLQQEEFGRIFVGDIIPALQQENIFLINAEDFSASQKEIAKDFYNKKLKSKLNTETYAIKNKDSVFVENEALYLTTLLDKNTFEIVAIPEDENRFFVFPTENGKHYITFIDDILKYNLKLKHNNFNLNYYELKVSRDAELYIEDEFSGNLMQKIKESLPKRETGQATRILIDSKMPETLQSIIKDTLDVTNADIILGGEHHNFRDFFSFPNPTNKTLSNKVLPPKPHPLLNTHTSMFKAIDEKDRLIHYPYQSFEPVIKLIEEAAADSKVTTIKMTLYRVAKDSRLNRAIANAAKNGKEVVIFIEAKARFDEKNNLKWGNIFKENGAKVIYSYPGIKVHSKILYIERKINNTTKRYCYIGTGNFNENTAKLYTDFGLMTSNTKINKELNRVFLVLEGVLIVPKAKKLLISPFTSRHKFSAMVEREIAYAHAGKEAYIILKMNSLEDKKMIKLLYKASNAGVKIRLLIRGICSLIPGVKHQSENITVTSIVDRFLEHGRVYLFGNNGDERLFIGSADWMTRNLSHRIEVITPVLDPDNFKIVKDILELQLADNVKARIIGAEQKNEYVKNNNKPLQSQLETYHYFN comes from the coding sequence ATGGCATCCCTTTACAATTCAAAGTATTACCACAGAGACTTATCATGGTTGCGTTTCAATCATCGTGTATTACAAGAAGCACAAGATGACAGAAACCTACTATACGAACGTATAAAGTTTTTAGCCATTTACTCATCTAACCTAGATGAGTTTTTTAAGGTACGCGTTTCAGACATAAGGCAGATAAAAGATTTAGAAAAGCCACTGCGCAAAAAGTTAATTACCAAACCAAATAAGGTTTTAAAAGAAATTAAAAAACAAGTTCACTTACAACAAGAAGAATTTGGGCGCATATTTGTTGGAGATATTATACCTGCATTACAACAAGAAAACATTTTTTTAATTAATGCTGAAGATTTTAGTGCCTCACAAAAAGAAATAGCTAAAGATTTCTATAATAAAAAACTTAAGTCAAAACTTAATACCGAAACGTATGCTATTAAAAATAAAGATTCGGTTTTTGTTGAAAACGAAGCACTTTACCTTACCACACTATTAGATAAAAACACTTTTGAAATAGTAGCAATACCAGAAGATGAAAATCGTTTTTTTGTATTTCCAACCGAAAATGGAAAACACTATATTACATTTATAGATGATATTTTAAAGTATAATTTAAAACTAAAACACAATAATTTTAATTTAAATTACTACGAATTAAAAGTCTCTCGAGATGCAGAGCTATATATTGAAGATGAGTTTTCTGGTAATTTAATGCAAAAAATTAAAGAGTCGTTACCAAAAAGAGAAACAGGACAAGCAACAAGAATTTTAATAGATTCTAAAATGCCCGAAACGCTTCAATCTATAATAAAAGACACATTAGATGTCACAAATGCTGATATTATTTTAGGCGGAGAGCATCATAATTTTAGAGATTTTTTTTCATTTCCTAATCCAACAAACAAGACATTATCAAATAAAGTTTTACCTCCAAAACCTCATCCTTTACTTAACACACACACATCAATGTTTAAAGCCATTGATGAAAAAGATCGACTAATACATTATCCTTATCAATCTTTTGAACCTGTAATTAAATTAATTGAAGAAGCCGCAGCCGATTCCAAAGTCACTACTATAAAAATGACACTTTATCGAGTTGCTAAAGATTCCCGATTAAATAGAGCTATTGCCAATGCTGCAAAAAATGGTAAAGAAGTTGTTATTTTTATTGAAGCTAAAGCGCGTTTTGATGAAAAAAACAACCTTAAATGGGGAAATATTTTTAAAGAAAATGGCGCTAAAGTTATTTACAGTTATCCAGGAATAAAAGTACACTCCAAAATACTATATATAGAAAGAAAAATAAATAATACAACTAAGCGCTACTGCTACATTGGAACAGGAAATTTTAATGAAAACACAGCTAAACTCTATACAGATTTTGGTTTAATGACATCTAACACTAAAATAAATAAAGAACTAAACAGAGTGTTTTTAGTACTTGAAGGCGTTTTAATCGTGCCTAAAGCTAAAAAATTACTAATCTCACCATTTACTTCTAGACACAAATTCTCTGCAATGGTAGAGCGTGAGATTGCTTATGCTCATGCAGGAAAAGAAGCCTATATTATTTTAAAAATGAATAGTCTGGAAGATAAAAAAATGATTAAACTGCTTTACAAAGCGAGTAATGCAGGTGTTAAAATTAGGTTATTAATTAGAGGTATTTGCAGCCTTATTCCAGGTGTAAAACACCAAAGTGAAAATATAACCGTTACAAGTATTGTAGATAGGTTTTTAGAACATGGTCGCGTATATTTATTTGGAAATAATGGAGATGAAAGATTGTTTATAGGTTCTGCAGATTGGATGACAAGAAATTTAAGTCACCGTATAGAAGTTATCACTCCAGTATTGGATCCTGACAATTTTAAAATTGTAAAAGATATTTTAGAACTACAACTGGCAGATAATGTTAAAGCTAGAATTATTGGTGCAGAACAAAAAAACGAGTATGTAAAAAATAATAACAAACCTTTACAATCTCAATTAGAAACATACCACTATTTTAATTAA
- a CDS encoding T9SS type A sorting domain-containing protein gives MTKRLLLILAIAFSFILNAQTDEAIGATPTQLSQTYNCENAETGDFQGFTKSAEFTCSGYDNWIDSWYSFTPTETKTYSIEIEALNASSVNSVRIGIYTGIPGNLTSITGCATRYYSNTLNSGQTYFINTRGISLTTQYRLCIYAFPDPPTNNVPDSADTLLESTFEICENSSIGYTASASYTNESICSTSNPDVWYTFTAPETAEYTFRADLVNGATPLYIGVYTGTPGYLNAIAETTTSPTLQCEDIVLADLTAGDTYYISVTSSQSSQAVYFELCAYKSPPAPSNDDCNNPIALTVGQSFEDNFITATTTSASVNSGNSNFPNCGTLSDFGIYGRDVWFSVVVPASGNFTIETRAEPTETNLNDTAMETYTGSCGTGTLTPYYYDLPAPNNGTAYCNNQFVIGGNPYAGILFTNKTPGETVIVRVWGWAYQFGKFRISAYDSTPLSVDEFDLNNLSYYPNPVNDVLNIKYNKNIDNITVHDILGKAIIRKETSNQLVSLNLIDIESGIYIVTVKSGNESTNFKILKK, from the coding sequence ATGACTAAAAGATTACTTCTAATTTTAGCTATTGCATTCTCGTTTATCTTAAATGCACAAACAGATGAAGCAATTGGTGCTACTCCAACCCAATTATCTCAAACCTATAATTGTGAAAATGCTGAAACAGGCGACTTTCAAGGTTTTACCAAATCTGCCGAATTTACTTGCTCTGGATATGATAACTGGATTGATTCATGGTATAGCTTTACACCTACAGAAACTAAAACCTATTCTATTGAAATTGAAGCATTAAATGCTAGTAGTGTTAATTCTGTAAGAATTGGTATTTATACTGGAATACCTGGAAATCTAACAAGTATTACCGGCTGTGCTACAAGATACTACAGCAACACTTTAAACAGCGGCCAAACGTATTTTATTAATACTAGAGGCATATCTCTAACTACACAATACCGTTTATGTATTTATGCATTTCCAGATCCTCCAACTAATAATGTACCAGATAGCGCAGATACACTTTTAGAGTCAACTTTTGAAATTTGTGAAAATTCATCTATAGGTTATACTGCAAGCGCTTCTTACACAAACGAGTCTATTTGCAGTACCTCTAATCCAGATGTATGGTATACTTTTACAGCACCTGAAACTGCAGAGTACACATTTAGAGCAGACCTTGTAAACGGAGCAACACCTTTGTATATTGGAGTCTATACTGGAACACCTGGCTATTTAAATGCCATAGCTGAAACTACAACATCTCCTACTTTACAATGTGAAGACATTGTGTTAGCAGATTTAACTGCTGGAGATACTTATTATATAAGTGTAACATCTTCACAATCGTCACAAGCTGTTTATTTTGAGCTATGCGCATACAAATCGCCTCCAGCACCATCTAACGACGACTGCAACAACCCTATAGCACTAACTGTTGGTCAATCTTTTGAAGATAATTTTATTACAGCTACAACAACATCTGCATCTGTTAATTCTGGAAACTCAAACTTTCCAAACTGTGGTACATTGTCTGATTTTGGAATCTATGGTAGAGACGTTTGGTTTAGTGTAGTTGTTCCTGCATCTGGTAATTTTACTATTGAAACAAGAGCAGAACCAACAGAAACTAATTTAAATGATACCGCCATGGAAACCTACACTGGCTCTTGTGGCACTGGAACTTTAACACCATATTATTACGATTTGCCAGCTCCAAATAATGGTACTGCTTATTGTAACAACCAATTTGTAATTGGAGGTAATCCTTATGCTGGTATTTTATTTACCAATAAAACTCCTGGAGAAACTGTTATTGTAAGAGTTTGGGGTTGGGCATATCAATTTGGGAAATTTAGAATTTCGGCCTATGATAGTACACCATTAAGCGTTGATGAGTTCGATTTAAATAACTTAAGTTATTATCCAAATCCTGTAAATGATGTTCTTAATATAAAATACAACAAAAATATAGACAATATTACTGTTCATGATATATTAGGTAAGGCAATTATAAGAAAAGAAACATCGAACCAATTGGTTTCTTTAAACTTAATAGATATTGAATCTGGAATCTACATTGTAACAGTAAAATCTGGGAACGAATCAACCAACTTTAAAATACTTAAAAAATAA
- a CDS encoding sodium-translocating pyrophosphatase yields MDSIMIYLPIALAVLGLIYMFVKQKWVMKQDAGDGKMKEISDHIYEGALAFLSAEYKLLTGFVVIVSVLLTIVSIVVPTTHWLIVIAFIFGAIFSAFAGNIGMKIATKTNVRTTQAARTSLPKALNISFGGGTVMGLGVAGLAVLGLTAFFIFFFHFFMGGVWTNTMDMTIVLETLAGFSLGAESIALFARVGGGIYTKAADVGADLVGKVEAGIPEDDPRNPATIADNVGDNVGDVAGMGADLFGSYVATVLAAMVLGNYVIKDMGGNIGDAFGGIGPILLPMAIAGVGIIISIVGTLLVKISNNDAKEAQVMGALNKGNWTSIILVALACFGLCKYMLPETMTMAFFGEGKIEISAMRVFYATLVGLVVGAVISSVTEYYTGLGKKPILKIVQQSSTGAGTNIIAGLATGMISTFPSVILFAGAIWASYAFAGFYGVALAASAMMATTAMQLAIDAFGPISDNAGGIAEMSEQEPIVRERTDILDSVGNTTAATGKGFAIASAALTSLALFAAYVTFTGIDGINIFKAPVLAMLFVGGMVPVVFSALAMNAVGKAAMEMVQEVRRQFRDIPGIMEGTGKPEYDKCVAISTKASLKEMMLPGLLTIGFPLVIAFLPMLFGMEHKAIAEMLGGYMAGVTVSGVLWAIFQNNAGGAWDNAKKSFEAGVEINGEMTYKGSDAHKAAVTGDTVGDPFKDTSGPSMNILIKLTCLIGLVVAPILGGHTEEGYAAVTKEISVENNITINNDNAEATITYTAIVNGEEVTKKETFTGTKAQVESKLKAFEAANDIARDENIKTIEKIEINKS; encoded by the coding sequence ATGGATTCAATTATGATTTATTTGCCAATAGCATTGGCTGTACTAGGCTTAATTTACATGTTTGTTAAGCAAAAATGGGTGATGAAGCAAGATGCAGGAGATGGAAAAATGAAAGAAATTTCAGATCACATCTACGAAGGTGCTTTGGCTTTTTTAAGTGCAGAATATAAATTGCTAACTGGATTTGTTGTAATTGTAAGTGTACTTTTAACTATTGTTTCAATTGTTGTACCAACAACACATTGGTTAATTGTTATTGCTTTTATCTTTGGTGCTATATTTTCAGCTTTTGCAGGTAATATAGGTATGAAAATAGCAACAAAAACAAATGTTAGAACAACGCAGGCAGCAAGAACAAGTTTACCTAAAGCATTAAACATATCTTTTGGTGGTGGTACAGTAATGGGACTTGGTGTTGCAGGTTTAGCCGTTTTAGGTTTAACAGCATTTTTTATATTTTTCTTTCACTTTTTTATGGGTGGTGTTTGGACTAATACCATGGATATGACTATTGTTCTAGAAACTCTGGCAGGATTTTCTTTAGGAGCAGAGTCTATTGCCTTGTTTGCACGCGTTGGTGGTGGTATTTATACTAAAGCAGCAGATGTTGGTGCAGATTTAGTAGGTAAAGTAGAAGCAGGAATTCCAGAAGATGACCCAAGAAATCCAGCAACTATTGCAGATAATGTAGGTGATAATGTAGGTGATGTTGCAGGAATGGGAGCAGATTTATTTGGCTCTTACGTAGCAACGGTTCTTGCAGCTATGGTACTTGGTAATTATGTAATTAAAGATATGGGAGGAAATATTGGTGATGCCTTTGGAGGAATTGGTCCAATTTTATTACCTATGGCAATTGCAGGTGTGGGAATTATTATATCTATAGTAGGTACTTTACTAGTTAAAATTAGTAATAATGATGCAAAAGAAGCTCAAGTAATGGGCGCTTTAAATAAAGGGAATTGGACATCTATAATTCTAGTAGCATTAGCATGTTTTGGCCTGTGTAAATATATGCTGCCAGAAACAATGACAATGGCATTTTTTGGCGAAGGAAAAATAGAAATATCAGCTATGCGTGTATTTTATGCCACTTTAGTTGGTTTGGTAGTAGGAGCTGTAATTTCTTCGGTTACAGAATACTATACAGGATTAGGAAAAAAACCAATTTTAAAAATAGTACAGCAATCTTCAACAGGAGCAGGAACAAATATAATTGCAGGTCTAGCAACAGGAATGATTTCTACATTTCCATCGGTTATTTTATTTGCAGGTGCAATTTGGGCTTCTTATGCATTCGCAGGATTTTACGGTGTAGCTTTAGCAGCTTCTGCAATGATGGCTACAACAGCTATGCAATTAGCTATCGATGCTTTTGGGCCAATATCAGATAATGCAGGTGGTATTGCCGAAATGAGTGAGCAAGAACCAATAGTTAGAGAACGTACAGATATTTTGGATTCTGTTGGGAATACTACAGCTGCAACAGGAAAAGGATTTGCTATTGCTTCGGCAGCATTAACATCATTGGCTTTATTTGCTGCTTACGTAACATTTACAGGTATAGATGGAATAAACATTTTTAAAGCACCTGTATTAGCTATGCTATTTGTAGGTGGTATGGTACCAGTAGTGTTTTCTGCATTAGCAATGAATGCAGTAGGAAAAGCAGCAATGGAAATGGTTCAAGAAGTACGTCGTCAATTTCGAGACATTCCTGGAATAATGGAAGGAACAGGAAAACCAGAATACGATAAATGTGTTGCGATTTCAACAAAAGCATCTTTAAAAGAAATGATGTTACCAGGTTTATTAACCATAGGTTTTCCATTAGTAATTGCTTTTTTACCAATGCTATTTGGTATGGAGCATAAAGCTATTGCCGAGATGCTTGGTGGTTATATGGCTGGAGTTACTGTATCTGGAGTACTTTGGGCAATCTTTCAAAACAATGCTGGTGGTGCTTGGGATAATGCTAAAAAGTCGTTTGAAGCTGGAGTAGAAATTAATGGAGAAATGACTTATAAAGGATCGGACGCTCATAAAGCTGCCGTAACAGGAGATACTGTTGGTGATCCATTTAAAGATACTTCTGGACCATCAATGAATATTTTAATAAAATTAACTTGCCTTATAGGTTTAGTAGTAGCTCCAATTTTAGGTGGTCATACAGAAGAAGGTTATGCCGCAGTTACTAAAGAAATTTCAGTAGAAAATAATATTACTATTAATAACGATAATGCTGAAGCAACAATTACCTATACTGCTATTGTAAATGGAGAAGAAGTAACAAAAAAAGAAACTTTTACAGGTACAAAAGCTCAAGTAGAATCAAAATTAAAAGCATTTGAAGCAGCCAATGATATTGCTAGAGATGAGAATATTAAAACTATCGAAAAAATAGAAATTAATAAAAGCTAA
- a CDS encoding deoxynucleoside kinase, with translation MHVAIAGNIGAGKTTLTKLLAKHYKWEAQLEDVVDNPYLDDFYNQMERWSFNLQVYFLNSRFRQVAQIRESGKEIIQDRTIYEDAHIFAPNLHAMGLMTNRDFENYSSLFELMEGFVQGPDLLIYLRSSISNLVSQIHKRGRDYENSISIDYLSRLNERYEAWIHGYNKGKLLIIDVDNLDFVDNPEDLGFILNKIDAEINGLF, from the coding sequence ATGCACGTTGCCATTGCCGGAAACATTGGAGCTGGAAAAACTACGCTCACAAAATTATTAGCTAAACATTATAAGTGGGAAGCACAATTAGAAGACGTAGTAGATAACCCTTATTTAGATGATTTCTATAACCAAATGGAACGTTGGAGTTTTAACCTTCAAGTTTACTTTTTAAACAGTAGATTTCGCCAAGTAGCTCAAATTCGTGAAAGCGGAAAAGAAATAATTCAAGACCGTACCATATACGAAGACGCTCATATTTTTGCTCCCAATTTACACGCTATGGGATTAATGACAAATAGAGATTTTGAAAACTACTCTTCGCTGTTTGAACTTATGGAAGGTTTTGTACAAGGTCCAGATTTATTAATTTATTTACGCAGCTCTATCTCTAATTTAGTATCACAAATACACAAACGTGGTCGTGATTACGAAAACTCTATTAGTATAGATTATTTAAGTAGATTAAATGAGCGTTATGAAGCTTGGATACATGGCTACAACAAAGGTAAATTACTTATTATAGACGTAGATAATTTAGACTTTGTAGACAATCCAGAAGACTTAGGCTTTATACTTAACAAAATAGATGCAGAAATAAACGGCCTATTTTAA
- a CDS encoding T9SS-dependent choice-of-anchor J family protein, whose amino-acid sequence MKKNYLILVFTLCCLYVNAQNVLINDVTLGGISTSTFQETPIDADDNYSYSQSIYLQSEINQAGNISKITYYTNGVLENSNDVVIYMAETPDDVFASSSGWIASTNLTQVYAGVYTVYNNEVSIILDTPFNYSNTNNLVIVVDENQDDSDSNDFITHNLGYSNANGRVIHYGNNFTNPDPASPPTGILDYYRPNIEIDFTPITCYPPSNIVLSNFSENTVDVNWASTATQWDYVVQVSGTGNPDAATPENVSSSSITVNNLTNNTEYELYLRSNCDTDGVSDWIGPIVFRTACGVVNDFSENFDSMPDELETPYCWTTIATSTGTAPNIKVNTSASQAYSPDNYYEMQLNNDDSVYLISPESLIIADGMHRIEFAAKVNSVTGSETTMNIGLMSDPTDENTYVELSSITLSNSSSNTNNYSFHYVNIPLNASANHLVFKPETNSSSNKIVYLDDVVVTTQPSCFEVLDVEATSITDVSFNLNITPDIQTQTEWELVVVQTDLNFNPALETPIVVNALTTNITTDSDGAAIIPDSPYRVFVRANCDAAGSDGTGYSSWFGPYDTRTACAPLSANFLENFDSYSNGDFPFCWSKNITSTGSPTLQVSTFASYAVSGSSSILMNTGNDANANVLLILPQNTIANDGAHRLEFYARKSNANTAASIIVGSMSDPLDATTFSEITEVPITSGGSTGEIIQYYVNLPASSNEYVVLKHAAGAAASIAFYIDDVEITDQPACPEVFSVSAENITASSVEVSWDFIPGQTAWEYIVQAAGTGEPVSGTSTTTNTLNNDFNSLSANTLYEIYVRADCDLDGFSNWVGPVNFITACVPESGDFSTSFEGFSSNEEIQPCWSSLIDPVSTSPYVRYSAVQSQEGTMSVRFYSGNNASAGIFLISPMLADFDNTKQITFQVYDDYNGGLEVGTMSDPTDASTFTAYQTYFDADMTDDAWDEKTITFDMYSGTDNYIAFKYIPASTFDYLYIDSFNYENNPSLGINTYDFNESISIYPNPVKNTLNINGNNITSVEIYSVNGKKVLAKTLNGNAIDVSVLKSGLYFINIKGNQGEVKVEKFIKY is encoded by the coding sequence ATGAAAAAAAATTACTTAATTCTTGTTTTTACATTATGCTGTTTATATGTAAATGCTCAAAACGTATTAATCAATGATGTTACATTAGGAGGTATTTCTACAAGTACTTTTCAAGAAACACCAATTGATGCAGATGATAATTACTCTTACTCGCAAAGTATTTATTTACAATCTGAAATAAATCAAGCAGGAAACATTTCTAAAATTACATATTACACAAATGGAGTACTAGAAAACTCAAATGATGTTGTAATATATATGGCAGAAACACCAGATGATGTTTTTGCTTCTTCAAGTGGTTGGATTGCTTCAACTAATTTAACTCAGGTTTATGCTGGAGTTTACACGGTTTATAATAATGAGGTTTCTATAATTTTAGATACACCATTTAATTATTCTAATACCAATAATCTTGTAATTGTTGTAGATGAAAATCAAGATGATAGTGATTCTAACGATTTTATTACTCATAATTTAGGGTATAGTAATGCAAACGGTAGAGTAATACACTACGGAAACAATTTTACAAATCCAGATCCTGCATCACCGCCAACCGGAATTTTAGATTACTACAGACCAAATATAGAAATAGACTTTACACCTATAACTTGTTATCCGCCATCAAATATTGTGCTTTCTAATTTTAGTGAAAACACTGTAGATGTAAACTGGGCGTCTACAGCTACACAGTGGGATTATGTAGTACAAGTTTCTGGAACAGGTAATCCAGATGCCGCAACTCCAGAGAATGTATCTTCAAGTAGTATAACAGTTAATAATTTAACTAATAATACAGAGTATGAATTATATTTAAGGTCAAATTGTGATACCGATGGCGTTAGCGATTGGATTGGACCAATAGTTTTTAGAACCGCTTGTGGCGTTGTAAATGATTTTTCTGAGAATTTTGACAGTATGCCAGATGAATTAGAAACACCTTATTGCTGGACAACAATTGCAACTTCAACAGGAACAGCGCCTAATATTAAAGTTAACACAAGTGCTTCTCAAGCGTATTCTCCAGATAATTACTATGAAATGCAATTAAATAATGACGATTCTGTGTATTTAATTTCTCCAGAAAGTTTAATTATTGCAGATGGTATGCATAGAATAGAGTTTGCTGCTAAAGTAAACTCCGTTACAGGTTCTGAAACAACTATGAACATTGGTTTAATGTCTGATCCTACTGATGAAAATACATATGTGGAGTTATCTTCAATTACTTTATCAAATTCTTCAAGTAATACAAATAATTACTCTTTTCATTATGTAAATATACCTTTAAATGCATCTGCTAATCATTTAGTATTTAAACCAGAAACTAATTCTTCGTCTAATAAAATAGTTTATCTAGATGATGTTGTTGTTACAACGCAACCATCTTGTTTTGAAGTTTTAGATGTTGAAGCTACTAGTATAACCGATGTTTCTTTTAACCTAAATATTACGCCAGACATTCAAACACAAACAGAGTGGGAATTAGTTGTGGTGCAAACTGATTTAAATTTTAATCCTGCATTAGAGACGCCAATAGTAGTTAATGCTCTAACAACAAATATTACAACAGATTCTGATGGTGCAGCAATAATACCAGATAGTCCTTATAGAGTTTTTGTAAGAGCAAATTGTGATGCAGCAGGTAGTGACGGTACTGGTTATAGCAGTTGGTTTGGACCTTATGATACTAGAACAGCTTGTGCGCCTTTGTCGGCAAATTTTTTAGAGAATTTTGATTCGTATTCAAATGGCGACTTTCCATTTTGCTGGAGTAAAAATATAACTTCAACAGGTTCACCAACATTACAAGTAAGTACTTTTGCATCTTATGCAGTATCGGGCTCTAGTAGTATATTAATGAATACAGGAAACGATGCTAATGCAAATGTTTTATTAATATTACCACAAAATACAATTGCTAATGATGGCGCACATAGGTTAGAGTTTTATGCTAGAAAATCTAATGCTAACACAGCGGCAAGTATTATTGTAGGTAGCATGAGTGATCCTTTAGACGCGACAACATTTAGCGAAATAACTGAAGTACCAATCACTTCGGGAGGTTCTACAGGAGAGATAATTCAATATTATGTTAATTTACCAGCCAGTTCTAATGAGTATGTGGTACTAAAACATGCAGCAGGAGCGGCAGCAAGTATAGCTTTTTATATTGATGATGTAGAAATTACAGATCAACCAGCATGTCCTGAAGTTTTTAGTGTTTCTGCAGAGAATATTACTGCATCTTCTGTCGAGGTAAGTTGGGATTTTATTCCAGGTCAAACAGCTTGGGAGTATATTGTTCAAGCGGCTGGAACAGGAGAACCAGTTTCTGGAACTTCAACAACTACAAATACATTAAATAATGATTTTAATAGTTTATCGGCTAATACACTTTACGAAATTTATGTAAGAGCAGATTGTGATTTAGACGGGTTTAGCAATTGGGTTGGGCCTGTAAACTTTATAACTGCATGTGTTCCTGAGTCTGGAGACTTTTCTACTAGTTTTGAAGGTTTTTCTAGTAACGAAGAAATACAACCATGTTGGTCTAGTTTAATAGATCCAGTTTCTACAAGTCCATATGTTAGATATAGCGCTGTCCAATCTCAAGAAGGAACTATGAGTGTTAGGTTTTATAGTGGTAATAATGCATCAGCTGGAATATTTTTAATTTCTCCAATGTTAGCAGATTTTGATAATACTAAGCAAATTACTTTTCAAGTTTACGATGATTATAATGGAGGTTTAGAAGTTGGTACAATGTCCGACCCAACAGATGCTTCAACATTTACGGCATACCAAACCTATTTTGATGCAGATATGACAGATGATGCTTGGGACGAAAAAACAATTACTTTTGACATGTATTCTGGTACAGATAATTATATAGCATTTAAGTATATTCCTGCTTCAACTTTTGATTATTTATATATTGATAGCTTTAATTATGAAAACAATCCTTCACTTGGTATAAATACCTATGATTTTAATGAAAGTATATCTATTTATCCTAATCCAGTTAAAAACACTTTAAATATTAATGGAAATAATATAACGTCTGTAGAAATATATAGTGTAAACGGAAAAAAAGTTTTAGCAAAAACCTTAAATGGCAATGCTATAGATGTTTCGGTTTTAAAAAGTGGATTGTATTTTATAAATATAAAAGGAAATCAAGGCGAAGTAAAGGTTGAAAAGTTTATTAAATATTGA
- a CDS encoding App1 family protein, with protein sequence MGIFKKDPLQIIAFQSYGTNTHFYARGRALEDESIDLESQKILHLAINAWKRFETDEIANVAVKITLPNNKVLNAITDNDGYFKIEENLENLRDLCNSEGWLPFTLSYNDVNIQRTITNDNKFPGEILIPASNAQFGVASDIDDTILHTGVVSTLKWRVIYNSLFKNAKSRLPLKGAAEFYHMLHRGVSGENANPIFYVSHSPWNLYRYLELFLKQNNFPKGPILLRSLSNFLKKKGPNEKPQKQKEILNLLKTFPNLPFILIGDSGEHDPDIYIEIAEKFPDRILAIYLRSVKHKKRMLRVKGLLEHYKTTPALMVENSAQAIEHARENGFIV encoded by the coding sequence ATGGGAATATTTAAAAAAGATCCACTTCAAATTATTGCTTTTCAAAGCTATGGTACAAACACACATTTTTACGCTAGAGGTAGAGCGCTTGAAGACGAATCTATAGATTTAGAATCACAAAAAATTCTTCACTTAGCTATAAACGCCTGGAAACGTTTTGAAACCGATGAGATTGCTAATGTTGCAGTTAAAATAACACTGCCAAACAACAAAGTTTTAAATGCTATTACAGATAATGATGGTTATTTTAAAATTGAAGAAAACCTTGAAAACTTAAGAGATTTATGTAATAGTGAAGGTTGGCTACCGTTTACATTATCTTACAACGATGTAAACATACAGCGTACAATAACTAACGATAATAAGTTTCCAGGAGAAATACTTATACCGGCTAGTAATGCTCAATTTGGTGTTGCAAGTGATATAGATGATACTATTTTGCACACAGGAGTTGTATCAACATTAAAATGGCGTGTAATTTATAATTCATTATTTAAAAATGCGAAAAGTAGATTGCCTTTAAAAGGTGCTGCAGAATTCTACCATATGTTACATCGTGGCGTTTCTGGAGAAAACGCTAATCCTATATTTTATGTAAGTCATAGTCCATGGAACTTGTATAGGTATCTTGAGTTGTTTTTAAAGCAGAATAACTTTCCTAAAGGTCCAATTTTATTAAGAAGTTTAAGTAACTTTTTAAAAAAGAAAGGCCCAAATGAGAAGCCTCAAAAGCAAAAAGAGATTTTAAATTTATTGAAAACCTTTCCTAATTTGCCTTTTATTTTAATAGGAGATAGTGGAGAACATGATCCTGATATTTATATAGAAATAGCTGAAAAATTTCCAGATAGAATTCTAGCAATTTATTTACGAAGCGTTAAACATAAAAAACGAATGCTAAGAGTAAAAGGTTTGTTAGAGCATTATAAAACAACACCAGCATTAATGGTTGAAAATAGCGCTCAAGCTATAGAACATGCTAGAGAAAACGGATTTATTGTTTAG